In the Magnolia sinica isolate HGM2019 chromosome 15, MsV1, whole genome shotgun sequence genome, one interval contains:
- the LOC131228190 gene encoding uncharacterized protein LOC131228190 isoform X3, protein MRILQWGEDRRFDEMRSNLGKLAVFWTFQAVWVWTVSLPITVVNSRDRDPSIKPGDIVGWIIWSMGMSVEATADQQKLAFKNSSANRGKWCNVGLWRFSRHPNYFGEIFLWWGIFVASTPVLEGAEWLVVLGPIFLTLLLLFVSGIPLLEESADKKFGSVREYQLYKKTTSPVIPLPPVVYGKLPAWLKAAVLFEFPLYSRNFPPEQGSNWYRKAGEKVASD, encoded by the exons GATTTTGCAGTGGGGGGAGGACCGCCGCTTTGATGAAATGCGCAGTAATTTGGGAAAGCTAGCTGTTTTCTGGACATTCCAG GCTGTCTGGGTATGGACCGTGAGTTTGCCCATAACAGTTGTTAACTCTAGAGATAGAGATCCATCTATTAAACCTGGAGACATTGTTGGATGGATTATTTGGTCTATGGGCATGTCAGTTGAAGCAACAGCAGACCAGCAGAAGCTGGCATTCAAGAACTCTTCGGCCAACCGAGGGAAGTGGTGCAATGTCGGACTATGGAGATTCTCCCGCCATCCCAACTATTTTGGTGAG ATCTTCCTCTGGTGGGGAATCTTTGTGGCTTCTACACCTGTACTAGAAGGTGCTGAATGGCTTGTAGTTCTTGGACCAATCTTCCTAACTCTTTTGCTTCTTTTCGTTAGCGGCATCCCATTGCTTGAG GAATCAGCAGATAAAAAGTTTGGTAGTGTTCGAGAGTATCAGCTGTATAAAAAGACAACAAG CCCCGTCATTCCCTTGCCCCCAGTTGTGTATGGGAAGTTGCCTGCATGGTTGAAAGCAGCCGTCCTTTTCGAATTTCCTCTCTACAGTCGAAATTTTCCTCCTGAGCAAGGATCAAACTG